A region from the Actinomycetes bacterium genome encodes:
- a CDS encoding heparan-alpha-glucosaminide N-acetyltransferase domain-containing protein, with amino-acid sequence MLQVRGASAGRLTGIDVARCVALIGMAATHIFPSTDPDGSTHLSHAVAAGRASALFALLAGVSLALVAGGRTPPAGRVLWAARAGVAVRAFALVALGLLLGRVDSPPLVILAYYGLLFLVALPVLGLRPRTLWFLAAGAAILTPVASHLLRQHVDPTPIAEPWGRDLLVELLLTGTYPVLTWTTYLFAGLAVGRSDLRRAGSATRLLVAGLVAAVTAKAASAWLLAQVGGVERLARTVGSGPEQVDEALRTGMFGTTPREDWRWLVVSAPHSGTTLDLVHTTGSSLAVLGACLLLVRVLPRLLVLPFAAAGSMTLTLYTAHVLALADGSPLLATDRARLWWAHVLVGLAVATLWRTQVGRGPLEALLAWLAGAARRAVAGRSAAASASARSR; translated from the coding sequence GTGCTGCAGGTCCGTGGTGCCAGCGCGGGCCGGCTGACCGGCATCGACGTCGCGCGCTGCGTGGCGTTGATCGGCATGGCGGCCACCCACATCTTCCCCTCGACCGACCCGGACGGCAGCACCCACCTCTCGCACGCGGTGGCGGCCGGCCGCGCGTCGGCGCTGTTCGCGCTGCTCGCCGGCGTCTCGCTCGCCCTGGTCGCCGGCGGTCGCACCCCGCCGGCCGGGCGCGTCCTGTGGGCGGCGCGGGCCGGTGTCGCGGTGCGGGCGTTCGCCCTGGTCGCCCTCGGCCTGCTGCTGGGCCGCGTCGACTCGCCGCCCCTGGTGATCCTCGCCTACTACGGCCTGCTGTTCCTGGTGGCGCTGCCGGTGCTGGGGCTGCGCCCGCGCACCCTGTGGTTCCTCGCCGCGGGGGCGGCGATCCTGACACCGGTCGCCAGCCACCTGCTGCGCCAGCACGTCGACCCGACCCCGATCGCCGAGCCCTGGGGCCGCGACCTGCTGGTCGAGCTGCTGCTGACCGGGACCTATCCCGTGCTGACCTGGACGACGTACCTGTTCGCCGGCCTCGCCGTCGGTCGCAGCGACCTGCGCCGCGCCGGCTCCGCCACCCGGCTGCTGGTGGCCGGCCTGGTCGCCGCCGTGACGGCCAAGGCGGCCTCGGCCTGGCTGCTCGCCCAGGTCGGGGGCGTCGAGCGGCTGGCCCGCACGGTGGGGAGCGGCCCGGAGCAGGTCGACGAGGCGCTCCGGACCGGGATGTTCGGCACCACGCCCCGGGAGGACTGGCGGTGGCTGGTCGTCTCGGCCCCGCACAGCGGCACCACTCTCGACCTGGTGCACACGACCGGCAGCTCGCTGGCCGTCCTGGGCGCGTGCCTGCTGCTGGTGCGGGTGCTGCCCCGGCTGCTCGTCCTGCCGTTCGCGGCGGCCGGCAGCATGACCCTCACGCTCTACACGGCGCACGTCCTCGCCCTGGCCGACGGCAGCCCGCTCCTCGCGACGGACCGCGCCCGGCTGTGGTGGGCGCACGTGCTGGTCGGTCTGGCGGTCGCGACGCTCTGGCGGACCCAGGTCGGGCGCGGCCCCCTCGAGGCGCTGCTGGCCTGGCTGGCCGGCGCCGCCCGGCGCGCCGTCGCCGGCCGGAGCGCCGCGGCGAGCGCCTCGGCCAGGTCGCGCTAG
- the coaE gene encoding dephospho-CoA kinase has translation MTLQVGLTGGIGSGKSEVARLLAAQGAVVVDSDVLAREAVAPGTPGLAAVVDEFGAGVLAPDGSLDRPALGRLVFADAARRAALESIVHPYVRRRSAEIAHAAPPGAVVVHDVPLLVEQDLQPLYDLVVVVDVAEDTQVRRLVGQRGMPEADARARVAAQASRDRRLAAADLVVANDGDLDSLRDRVADLWAELTRRAGEGNRDGGARVPPA, from the coding sequence GTGACGCTCCAGGTCGGCCTCACCGGAGGCATCGGCTCCGGCAAGAGCGAGGTGGCGCGGCTGTTGGCCGCCCAGGGCGCCGTCGTCGTCGACTCGGACGTGCTGGCCCGCGAGGCGGTCGCCCCGGGGACGCCGGGCCTCGCGGCGGTGGTCGACGAGTTCGGTGCCGGTGTCCTCGCCCCGGACGGGTCGCTGGACCGGCCGGCCCTGGGCCGCCTGGTCTTCGCCGACGCGGCGCGGCGGGCCGCCCTCGAGTCGATCGTGCACCCCTACGTCCGGCGGCGCAGCGCCGAGATCGCGCACGCGGCGCCGCCCGGGGCGGTCGTGGTGCACGACGTGCCGCTCCTCGTCGAGCAGGACCTGCAGCCGCTCTACGACCTGGTCGTCGTCGTGGACGTGGCGGAGGACACGCAGGTACGTCGCCTGGTCGGGCAGCGGGGCATGCCCGAGGCCGACGCCCGGGCGCGGGTCGCCGCGCAGGCGTCCCGGGACCGCCGGCTCGCGGCCGCCGACCTGGTCGTCGCCAACGACGGCGACCTGGACTCGCTCCGGGACCGGGTCGCGGACCTCTGGGCCGAGCTGACGCGGCGGGCAGGGGAGGGGAACCGGGACGGGGGCGCCCGCGTCCCACCCGCATGA